The following coding sequences are from one Ooceraea biroi isolate clonal line C1 chromosome 5, Obir_v5.4, whole genome shotgun sequence window:
- the LOC105275130 gene encoding synaptic vesicle glycoprotein 2C isoform X1: protein MPSSEEESQWLVGSGLAPTGGSATKTGTSERGLNTRISLYTEEMTTQPANVPTAGVNAASADSAEHDLIDSTADATLLAQFHEDAIKQAGVGYFQIFAAFCTGLSLAADTVEFFVVPYILPSAEVELCIEDNEKGWLGNITLVGLALGGLFWGGLGDRLGRRRSLLSAMSVHVLFSGVATFMPTYGTFMTARFCSALGVGGAVPLAFVYLAECCPRLSRGRWTGILVAACALGGVYAALLAWAVVPTTGEMVVLENKEHFSAWHRFLLLCCLPAVCSTIGLIFLPESPRYLIEAGRDVEAMMVYQRIYKKNNARKGATGAQYQLSELELPTKRPRGLAPPSPSNHTSVLADIIYSIEMFWNSFLELFATPHLRVTLVLLIIWSVASFSLYGLMIWCPEYLKLLRAMEYEAHTEHFYKMDYNDTTFTGPWENRQYKDSTFLNCKFTKMIFSHVDFDNCTFQSVEFSSIKSSKTHFRDSVIVYSKFVDTDLSAQVFTRCKLENNTQLSLSGSCPTLDLDYNIYIEEALHAHLVAQLAFVPAAALAGLALTVLQRPKLIGLSLFFSSFAALCLVLIHKNSSAVLIFEGGFIALFAGGWTSLTLVTVESFPTHLRCTGFGIIAAAIRIFGLIGTTTYQTLVDMPLIAPALLTALALLIGSVVTFKLPHTHTVFL from the exons ATGCCCTCATCGGAGGAGGAAAGCCAGTGGCTCGTTGGCAGCGGTCTCGCTCCCACCGGCGGCAGTGCGACGAAAACGGGTACCAGCGAGCGCGGCCTCAACACTAGGATCAGCCTCTACACCGAGGAGATGACTACGCAGCCGGCGAACGTTCCCACGGCCGGCGTGAACGCGGCCTCGGCCGATTCGGCGGAGCACGATCTCATCGATTCCACCGCCGATGCGACCCTCCTGGCGCAGTTCCACGAGGACGCTATCAAGCAG GCTGGTGTGGGTTACTTTCAAATATTTGCTGCTTTCTGCACGGGCTTGAGTCTTGCAGCAGATACCGTTGAATTTTTCGTTGTTCCTTATATATTGCCAAGTGCAGAGGTTGAATTGTGCATCGAGGACAATGAGAAGGGATGGCTCG GCAACATTACTCTCGTTGGTCTTGCGTTGGGTGGATTATTCTGGGGTGGCCTTGGAGATAGGCTGGGAAGACGTAGGTCCCTCCTATCGGCCATGTCCGTACACGTTCTGTTCAGTGGCGTTGCAACTTTTATGCCTACCTATGGTACTTTTATGACGGCTAGATTCTGCTCCGCACTTGg AGTAGGAGGAGCCGTGCCACTGGCATTCGTGTATCTCGCGGAATGTTGTCCACGATTAAGCAGGGGTCGCTGGACGGGAATACTCGTAGCAGCGTGCGCGTTAGGAGGCGTTTACGCCGCCCTCCTGGCCTGGGCAGTGGTACCTACGACAGGAGAGATGGTGGTCTTGGAAAATAAGGAACACTTCAGCGCTTGGCATCGTTTCTTGTTGCTGTGTTGTCTGCCGGCGGTGTGCTCCACGATCGGTCTTATCTTTCTGCCCGAGAGTCCGAGGTATCTCATAGAAGCCGGTCGGGACGTGGAAGCGATGATGGTTTATCAG aggatatataaaaaaaataatgcacgGAAAGGTGCAACAGGTGCTCAGTATCAACTCTCTGAACTGGAACTCCCGACTAAGAGACCGCGCGGCCTGGCGCCGCCGTCTCCGAGCAATCACACCAGTGTTCTGGcggatataatatattcgatcgagatg TTTTGGAATTCTTTTCTGGAGTTATTCGCGACACCCCACTTACGTGTAACTCTGGTCCTGTTGATTATCTGGTCCGTTGCTTCATTCAG CCTTTACGGTCTCATGATATGGTGTCCGGAATATCTGAAACTCCTGCGAGCGATGGAATACGAAGCGCACACCGAGCACTTTTACAAGATGGACTACAACGACACGACTTTCACTGGCCCCTGGGAAAATCGCCAGTACAAGGACTCCACGTTCTTGAATTGCAA ATTCACTAAGATGATATTCAGCCACGTCGACTTTGACAATTGTACCTTCCAATCGGTGGAGTTCAGTAGCATTAAGTCTAGCAAGACCCATTTCAGGGACAGCGTTATTGTATATTCAAA ATTTGTTGACACAGACTTGTCCGCGCAAGTTTTCACCAGATGCAAGTTGGAAAATAACACGCAATTAAGTTTAAGCGGGTCCTGCCCGACACTCGATCTGGATTACAACATTTATATCGAGGAAGCGTTGCATGCTCATCTCGTTGCTCAACTGGCGTTCGTGCCCGCAGCTGCACTGGCGGGCCTGGCACTTACCGTTCTCCAGCGACCAAAACTAATTG GtctttcgctctttttctcttcctttgcTGCCTTGTGTTTGGTGCTGATCCACAAGAACAGTTCGGCAGTTCTTATTTTCGAGGGTGGCTTCATAGCCCTCTTTGCCGGTGGCTGGACATCGCTGACATTAGTGACGGTCGAGAGTTTCCCCACGCATCTACG ATGCACCGGTTTTGGGATTATAGCGGCGGCTATAAGAATATTTGGTCTGATAGGAACCACGACATATCAGACGTTGGTGGACATGCCACTAATCGCGCCCGCACTACTGACCGCGCTGGCATTACTGATCGGCAGCGTTGTAACTTTCAAATTGCCTCACACTCATACCGTTTTCTTGTAA
- the LOC105275130 gene encoding synaptic vesicle glycoprotein 2B isoform X2 has protein sequence MDRVLDESIVKTKYVPREIPGYLKDFPAGVGYFQIFAAFCTGLSLAADTVEFFVVPYILPSAEVELCIEDNEKGWLGNITLVGLALGGLFWGGLGDRLGRRRSLLSAMSVHVLFSGVATFMPTYGTFMTARFCSALGVGGAVPLAFVYLAECCPRLSRGRWTGILVAACALGGVYAALLAWAVVPTTGEMVVLENKEHFSAWHRFLLLCCLPAVCSTIGLIFLPESPRYLIEAGRDVEAMMVYQRIYKKNNARKGATGAQYQLSELELPTKRPRGLAPPSPSNHTSVLADIIYSIEMFWNSFLELFATPHLRVTLVLLIIWSVASFSLYGLMIWCPEYLKLLRAMEYEAHTEHFYKMDYNDTTFTGPWENRQYKDSTFLNCKFTKMIFSHVDFDNCTFQSVEFSSIKSSKTHFRDSVIVYSKFVDTDLSAQVFTRCKLENNTQLSLSGSCPTLDLDYNIYIEEALHAHLVAQLAFVPAAALAGLALTVLQRPKLIGLSLFFSSFAALCLVLIHKNSSAVLIFEGGFIALFAGGWTSLTLVTVESFPTHLRCTGFGIIAAAIRIFGLIGTTTYQTLVDMPLIAPALLTALALLIGSVVTFKLPHTHTVFL, from the exons ATGGACCGAGTCTTGGACGAGTCGATCGTCAAGACGAAGTACGTGCCACGCGAGATACCGGGCTACCTGAAGGATTTCCcg GCTGGTGTGGGTTACTTTCAAATATTTGCTGCTTTCTGCACGGGCTTGAGTCTTGCAGCAGATACCGTTGAATTTTTCGTTGTTCCTTATATATTGCCAAGTGCAGAGGTTGAATTGTGCATCGAGGACAATGAGAAGGGATGGCTCG GCAACATTACTCTCGTTGGTCTTGCGTTGGGTGGATTATTCTGGGGTGGCCTTGGAGATAGGCTGGGAAGACGTAGGTCCCTCCTATCGGCCATGTCCGTACACGTTCTGTTCAGTGGCGTTGCAACTTTTATGCCTACCTATGGTACTTTTATGACGGCTAGATTCTGCTCCGCACTTGg AGTAGGAGGAGCCGTGCCACTGGCATTCGTGTATCTCGCGGAATGTTGTCCACGATTAAGCAGGGGTCGCTGGACGGGAATACTCGTAGCAGCGTGCGCGTTAGGAGGCGTTTACGCCGCCCTCCTGGCCTGGGCAGTGGTACCTACGACAGGAGAGATGGTGGTCTTGGAAAATAAGGAACACTTCAGCGCTTGGCATCGTTTCTTGTTGCTGTGTTGTCTGCCGGCGGTGTGCTCCACGATCGGTCTTATCTTTCTGCCCGAGAGTCCGAGGTATCTCATAGAAGCCGGTCGGGACGTGGAAGCGATGATGGTTTATCAG aggatatataaaaaaaataatgcacgGAAAGGTGCAACAGGTGCTCAGTATCAACTCTCTGAACTGGAACTCCCGACTAAGAGACCGCGCGGCCTGGCGCCGCCGTCTCCGAGCAATCACACCAGTGTTCTGGcggatataatatattcgatcgagatg TTTTGGAATTCTTTTCTGGAGTTATTCGCGACACCCCACTTACGTGTAACTCTGGTCCTGTTGATTATCTGGTCCGTTGCTTCATTCAG CCTTTACGGTCTCATGATATGGTGTCCGGAATATCTGAAACTCCTGCGAGCGATGGAATACGAAGCGCACACCGAGCACTTTTACAAGATGGACTACAACGACACGACTTTCACTGGCCCCTGGGAAAATCGCCAGTACAAGGACTCCACGTTCTTGAATTGCAA ATTCACTAAGATGATATTCAGCCACGTCGACTTTGACAATTGTACCTTCCAATCGGTGGAGTTCAGTAGCATTAAGTCTAGCAAGACCCATTTCAGGGACAGCGTTATTGTATATTCAAA ATTTGTTGACACAGACTTGTCCGCGCAAGTTTTCACCAGATGCAAGTTGGAAAATAACACGCAATTAAGTTTAAGCGGGTCCTGCCCGACACTCGATCTGGATTACAACATTTATATCGAGGAAGCGTTGCATGCTCATCTCGTTGCTCAACTGGCGTTCGTGCCCGCAGCTGCACTGGCGGGCCTGGCACTTACCGTTCTCCAGCGACCAAAACTAATTG GtctttcgctctttttctcttcctttgcTGCCTTGTGTTTGGTGCTGATCCACAAGAACAGTTCGGCAGTTCTTATTTTCGAGGGTGGCTTCATAGCCCTCTTTGCCGGTGGCTGGACATCGCTGACATTAGTGACGGTCGAGAGTTTCCCCACGCATCTACG ATGCACCGGTTTTGGGATTATAGCGGCGGCTATAAGAATATTTGGTCTGATAGGAACCACGACATATCAGACGTTGGTGGACATGCCACTAATCGCGCCCGCACTACTGACCGCGCTGGCATTACTGATCGGCAGCGTTGTAACTTTCAAATTGCCTCACACTCATACCGTTTTCTTGTAA
- the LOC105275135 gene encoding E3 ubiquitin-protein ligase RNF113A yields MDDAIHEPEKKNCTFLFKRRKNRSSAARKRKGADDDDDSSEDETMVVKKDKKQGNHNPMVQSTNVRKCQEKTNYDDSSDDDGITVSYKSNRTVLPAGPSDQGATAILETETEKDKDAQALFEKAQKINEELEGKEDDKIYRGLNNYAQYYKKKDTAAGNASSGMVRKGPIRAPSNLRATVRWDYQPDICKDYKETGFCGFGDSCKFLHDRSDYKLGWQLEREAASGEYNNSGDEDDKKYEIDSDEDNLPFKCFICRDSFTDPVITKCKHYFCEKCALERYKKSTRCYICNAQTNGIFNPAKELIARTKMEEKEKEATEVTSEDSDED; encoded by the exons ATGGATGACGCGATACACGAGCCGGAGAAGAAGAATTGCACCTTTCTGTTCAAAAGGCGGAAAAACCGGAGCAGCGCCGCGAGGAAGCGGAAAGGGGcggacgacgatgacg ACAGCAGCGAGGATGAAACCATGGTGGTCAAGAAGGACAAGAAGCAAGGCAATCACAATCCCATGGTCCAGAGC ACAAACGTAAGGAAATGCCAAGAGAAGACCAATTATGACGACAGCAGTGACGATGACGGCATAACAGTCTCTTATAAAAGTAACAGGACGGTTCTGCCAGCCGGACCGAGTGACCAAGGGGCAACGGCCATTCTCGAAACGGAAACGGAGAAAGACAAGGACGCACAAGCGTTATTTGAAAAGGCTCAAAAAATAAACGAG GAGCTAGAGGGAAAGGAGGACGATAAGATTTACAGAGGCTTGAATAATTACGcgcaatattataaaaagaaagataccGCAGCGGGAAACGCGTCCAGCGGAATGGTGCGTAAGGGACCAATCAGAGCACCGTCTAATCTCAGGGCGACGGTGAGATGGGACTATCAGCCCGATATCTGCAAGGATTACAAGGAAACTGGTTTCTGCGGGTTTGGAG ACAGCTGCAAGTTCCTTCACGATCGATCGGATTACAAATTGGGGTGGCAATTGGAGAGAGAAGCCGCCAGTGGAGAGTACAACAACAGCGGGGATGAGGATGATAAGAAATACGAGATTGACAGCGATGAGGACAACTTGCCGTTCAAATGTTTCATTTGCAGAGACAGCTTCACGGATCCCGTTATTACCAA ATGCAAGCATTATTTTTGCGAGAAGTGTGCCCTGGAACGGTACAAGAAGAGCACGCGGTGTTACATTTGCAACGCTCAAACTAACGGCATTTTTAATCCCGCGAAGGAGCTCATCGCGCGCACTAAGAtggaggaaaaggagaaggaGGCAACCGAAGTGACGAGCGAGGATTCTGACgaggattaa